The DNA segment TTTTCGCTATAATCCGCCACCTGCTGTAGTGATGCACGGCAGACACTCATATTATTTATGCATCTCGGAGATTAATCATGGCATTAACTAATGCTGATCGCGCTGATATCATTGCAAAATTTGCTCGTGCAGAAAATGACACAGGTTCGCCAGAAGTACAAGTTGCGTTGTTGTCAGCAACGATCAATGACTTACAAGGTCACTTCAAAGCACACAAGCATGACCATCATAGCCGTCGTGGTTTGATTCGTATGGTTAACCAACGTCGTAAACTGCTTGATTACCTCAAAGGTAAAGATGGCGAGCGTTATCAAGCGCTTATCGGTACTTTGGGTCTGCGTCGCTAAGATTGCGATTGTTTAGCCAAAAAGTGGCAGACTTTATAGATCGATAAAAGAGAAGGGAGCGTATGCTCCCTTTTTTGCTGTTTGAGCTTTGTAAAAGATACAAAAAAATAATCTCTTCGTTCAACTGTTGTTTGAAATTCATCGGTAACGAAGATGCCGTGGAATAGTTGTTGAGTTCATGCGGTTAAGTGTGGTTTGATCTTGCGGCATACTTTTTATGTATAAATAAAGTCATGCACAGGATTTAGAGCAAATGTCATTCAAAACGTTTGCTAAAAAATTGGTTTACATGTGGAGAGGCTTCTAACTGCGATTGTTTGGTGTTGATCTTAAGAGGGTTTTAGACCAGAAGGTTTATCCGTAAGAATGGACTTTTCATCGACTTTTTATAGAATCATAAAAATGAAAACAATCGCCGTTAGGGGCTTCCATATGCATTGGTATTTATGAAATTTAATGTTTTAAAAAAGGAATAATCATGTCGATGTTTAATATCGTCCGCAAAGAAGTTCAATTTGGACGTCATCAGTTAGTGCTTGAAACCGGTCGTATTGCTCGTCAAGCGCACTCTGTATTGGTCACTCTGGGTGGTGTTACGGTTCTTGTTGCGGTTGTAGCGGCGAAAAAAGCAAAACCAGGTCAAGACTTCTTTGCACTGACTGTGAATTATCAAGAAAAACAATATGCAGCGGGTCGTATTCCGGGTGGTTATGGCAAGCGTGAAGGCCGTGCCAGTGAAAGTGAAACGCTGATCAGCCGTTTGATCGATCGTCCAATTCGCCCGTTGTTCCCTGAAGGTTACTTCAACGAAGTACAAGTGACTGCCACCGTCGTCTCTTCTGATAAAACCATGGAAGCTGATATTGCTGCCATGATTGGTACCAGTGCTGCGATGTCTATTGCAGGCGTGCCGTTCAATGGCCCAATCGCGGGTGCTCGTGTCGCATTCATCGATGGTGATTACATCTTGAATCCATCGACTGAAGAACTTAGCCGCAGTGATTTGGATCTGGTTGTTGCTGGAACGGACAAAGCGGTACTGATGGTTGAATCAGAAGCGAAAGAGTTATCAGAAGATCAAATGCTCGGTGCAGTCTTGTTTGGTCATGACGAAATGCAAGTCGTGATTGAAGCGATCAAACAATTCGCTGCTGAGGTGGGGAATCCTGTAAGCACGTGGACACCAGCAGTTCAAAACGACGAATTAAAAGCACGTTTAGCGACCCGCTTTGCTGAAGAAATCAGCGTTGCGTATACTGAAACTGAAAAAGCGCTGCGTTATGAAAAATTAGATGCAATTAAACAAGCGGCTTTGGCTGAGTTTGCACCGGAAGGCAGCGATGTTGATCCAGCAGAATTGCAAAATTACTTTGAAGATCTGAAATATCGCACCGTTCGTGACAATATCTTGTCCGGCAAGCCTCGTATTGATGGTCGTGATACCAAGACTGTACGTGCGCTGGATATACAAGTTGGCGTGCTTCCTCGTGCGCATGGTTCATCCCTGTTTACCCGTGGTGAAACACAGGCTCTGGTCACAGCAACATTGGGTAATACCCGTGATGCGCTGATGGTTGACTCTTTGGCAGGTACACGCAACGATCCATTCATGCTGCACTACAATTTCCCTGCATACTCTGTAGGTGAAACTGGCCGTGAATCAGGTCCAAAACGTCGTGAAATTGGTCATGGCCGTTTGGCACGTCGTGGTGTATACCCTGTATTACCAGCAGCAGACCGTTTCCCGTACGTGATTCGTGTGGTATCGGATATTACTGAATCCAACGGTTCTTCATCAATGGCTTCAGTTTGTGGTGCTAGCTTGGCGTTGATGGATGCGGGTGTGCCGCTAAAAGCACCGGTTGCGGGTATCGCGATGGGCTTGGTAAAAGAAGGTGATCGTTTCGCGGTTCTCTCTGACATCCTGGGTGATGAAGATCACTTGGGTGATATGGACTTTAAAGTGGCGGGTTCTGCAAATGGCATCACCGCACTGCAAATGGACATCAAGATCGAAGGGATTACCGAAGAAATCATGGAGTTGGCACTCAGCCAAGCGTACCAAGGTCGTATTCATATCCTCAATGGCATGAACCAAGTGCTGGCACGTAGCCGTACTGAAATCAACATGCATGCGCCTACCTATGCCGTGATTCAAGTTAACCCGGACAAGATTCGTGACATTATTGGTAAAGGCGGCGCAACGATCCGTGCCTTGACCGAAGAAACCAAAGCCACGATTGATATCGAAGACAATGGTACGGTTCGTGTATTTGGCGAAAGCAAAGCGGCAACTCAAGCGGCCATTGCGAAGATCCAAGCGATTACTGCTGAAATCGAACCTGGTACCATTTACGAAGGCACTGTTGTGCGTATCGTTGAGTTTGGTGCATTTGTGAACTTGCTGCCAGGCACAGATGGCCTGCTGCATATTTCACAAATTTCAAACGAGCGTATTGCAAACGTTGCTGATGTTTTGCAAGAAGGTCAAAAGATCCGTGTTCAAGTGCAGGACGTTGATCAACGCGGTCGTATCAAGCTGTCGATGAAAGATCTTGCTGCAGTTGTTTGATCTTTAAAGACTTCACTTTAAAGATCGAGTGTGATGCTCGATTGAGATCAATCTCATGGATATGATTGATATCGTCGTCACCCAGCTGCTGTGAATAAAAAACCACTCGCCATCGAGTGGTTTTTTTATGCTTAAAGAATTTGTCCGTAATATTTTATAAAAATGCAGTAATGGTCGAGTCAAAGTCGTTGATTTGTGAAATGTGGCCGCTTTTTCGCTGATTGTGGCTTTTAACTGCGCAGGCTTCGTGCTATCGTCGCACGGTGTAGGGATACAGCCAGAAAAGGAATGAAAAAAATGTTCAATAGCAAGTCAAATACAAATACATCCAATCACAATACCAATCAAGTGCTTCATCAATCTGTTCAATCACGTTCAATGAAAGGCCTTATTGCAAAAAGTATGGTTGTTGCCATGACTGCAGCAATGACGCTGACTGGTTGTTCTCAAGTTTATAAAACAGGTGCAAACGTCGCGTTGCATTTTGCGGAAAATAACATTGTTCCTCCAATTATCGCGCTTGATGATACCAACATGGTTTGTGTCTCTGGCACATCACTCCAGCCTGCGATTTTAGCAACAGCCGCTATGGGTGCTGATGCCACTAAGCTTGCGGTATTGTTATATGCAGGTTCTGCACTATGTGCTGAAGATACTGCATTAGAGCATGAACTCGCTTATCTGCGTGCATCACGTGCAGGGAAAGTTGAAGAAGCGGAAGACGCACGTATTGCGCAGAAACGCTGGTCAGCGATTGCTTCCCGTCGTCAGTATGCCGCTTATCAAATGTTCCAAGAGAAATGGGAACGCGACTACCATATCAAGCTGGGTGAACAGTGCCCAACGATGCGTACTGATCTGGATAAAACCATTTATCTACTGGGTATGGTCTCTGGTTTACAGGCGGTCGTGAACGATATCAGTTCACAAGGTGCTGTTAACGTGCCTAAAGACATTGCGGCTGTTGTTGAGCGCGGTATGAAGTGTTTAGATAATGAACAGTTCTGGGGAACGCCGATGGCTGTTCGTGCTGCGATCTGGGTCTTGTTACCGGGTGCTGGCGAAGGGAAACCTGATCCTTTCCAAACCATGAAAGACTCAACACGTTTGGGTGAGCGTAAAGGGGTGCGTCTATCGCATGCAGTTTATGCGTTGGCGGCTCAAGCAACAGGTAAAGATGATCTAATTCGTGATGCATTGCGTACTTACGGTCATTCTGTTGACCAAAACATGCCGGTTAATCCGAAATATAAATTGTTCGATGCGATGGGCGGACATTTGGTTCAAGGCATTGCGGATCGTTACTGGACCGACAAGACTGGTAAGCGTGCTCCTGAAGACGGCATGACCAAGTTTTGGGATGAAAGCTCTGTGGATACCAGCGTTAAAGTTGATGACCTGTTGAACTAAGTTTGACGTGATGTTGATTCACGAGGTCTTAAGCCTGTAACAAAGCAAAACCGCCGTCCGTGGCGGTTTTGTACTATTTGATTCCAATACAAAGCTTTAAGGTCATAGCATTTTTAAGAAAAGTGATCTATGGTTTGCCTAGATTTGATAAGCGGTAGGTATTGAGCAGTCAGTTCGCTGCGAAGAACTTGGTTTTTTAGCGTAGTTTTGATGAAAATGGAGTGTGTGATGAGGTTGCGTGGTTATCTAGATGTCAGCAAACAGGGAATGATTGCTCAGGCGCAGAAGTATGCAAAATCACAAGGCGTGGTTTCTCTGCTCGGTTTAATGTTGTTCATGGGAGGCACTACTAGTAGCGTGATCGCTGCGCTACCATCGCATGATACAAGCAAAAGCCTTATCACCATTGCGCCCTCAGCATCTTCCAAAGCACAACCAATCGTGCGTAGTTCTTCGGAGCTGGTCAAAAGACGTCTATGTGTTTGGGATATCATGGGTCAAAACGGTGAAATCTATGCCAAGCTCAAAGACTATCAAGTCAAAGCAGCGACATTGGGTGTAGACTTTGATTTGAAAGGTTATGTTGATGAGCGTGTCGCCAGTGAAGACTTCCGTGTGCGTTATTGTGATGCGGCAGTGGTGACGGGACTTCGAGTACGCCCTTTCAATTCATTCACCGGTTCTATTGAAGCAGTGGGTGCAATCCCGAGTTATGATCACATGCGGACTTTGGTTTCAGTCCTCAGTAATCCTGCAGCCGCACAATATATGACGACCACGATGGATGGTCAAACTTATGAAATTGCTGGGATTATGCCTTTTGGTGCGGCCTATGGATTTGTGAATGATCGCAAAATCGATAGTCCAGAGCGCTTACCAGGTAAAAAGATTGCGATTTTTGATTACGATAAAGCGGAAGCAAAGTTGGTACGCAATCTCGGTGCACAATCCGATCCTTCCGATGTCACAAATTTTGCGGGTAAATTTAATAACGGCAAAGTCGATATCGTGATTTCCCCAGCAACAGCGTATCGTCCACTTGAACTCTATCGTGGTTTAGGGAAAACGGGTGGTATTGTTGATTATGTTTTGGCGCAAGTCAGCTTGCAGTTGATGATTCATCCAGACCGTTTCCCTGAAGGTTTCGGACAGGCATCACGGACCTATTTGGCCTCGCAATACGATGCTTACTTTAAGACCGTCCAAGGTTATGAGAGTGAAGTGGACCCCTCTTATTGGGTTCGCATTACCGCGGACAGTCGTAAGCGTTATCAAGATATGGCCCGTACGTCACGCATTGATTTGATCAAAGATGGGATCTACGATAAACGCATGATGAATTTGCTGAAAAAAATTCGTTGTCAGAAAGAGCCGTCGCTGGCAGAGTGTAGTGAAGGTGCTGAATAGGCTAAAGCCCGTAGGGGAGAATCCGCGTTATAGACTGCGAATCGTGGTCTATGGCGCAGCACTTCTCATGACGTGCTGTCAGTTCTTTTTTACGCAATTGGTTTATATTCCCTCTCTGTTGCATGCAGAACCTTGGCGATTATGGACGGGGCACTGGGTGCATCTGGGGGCATGGCATTGGGGGCTAAACGCTATCGCCCTTGTTTTACTTCCTGAGATTTTCTTTCAGGCATCCTCAAAAATTTTCCTTTTTCTCTGGTTCGCATTACCTGTTTTAATCAGCCTGTTATTTTTTTTCTTCATGCCCACCTTGTCTCTGTATGCAGGGCTTTCAGGTGTTTTGCATGGTCTTTATTTGGTTATGGCGCTGAATGCAATCACTTCTAAAAATGCCAACGAGCGGCTCATGGGGTGGATCGTGGTGCTTGGCTTATGCTTAAAAGTCGGTTGGGAGTTTTACTCCGGCAATAGCCAAACCGCAAAACTCATCGGCGCACCCGTGATCCTTCAGGCACATCAGTATGGTGCGGGGCTAGGATTTATACTCTGGTTATTTATCCTAGTATGGAAGAGAATGCGCCATAGTTCACTTTAGGCCCTGTTTAGTGATGAGGGATACAGAATTTGTTTTGATAAGTGGTTCTCATAAAAATAAAGTAAAATTAGACTAAAGTCGAATGGTTTTGTGATTTTATTGGCTTTTTAGAATGAAAATATGGATTAAAAGCCATATAAATTAAATTTTAGATCAGGCATTATATGCAACATGGACGAATGATGTCTAAAGCATTTCATGATCTTTAAATGATTTGCCTTGAGTATTAAAGCTTCATGGAGGCGTAACGGACTAAACGCATATTCTTTGTTTTTTGAATAGCACTGCCAGTAATGAGGATGTGTGGCGATCTATTGGTCGGCTATGGAAAAATGCTAGGACGCGTTTTGACGTTATTAAAGTCAAAAATCAAAAAAAGACAAGTAGGGTACTATGGAACATACAAACGCTGATGGGCGAATGGGTCCGTTAAATCGGACATGGATGGAGTGGTTAACGACCCTTCCAGTTTTCTGTTTACTTATATTGACACTACTAATCGGTACCGGGGAAATGATCCATGGGCAGCTGCTGCGCATGGGCGAACGTATGTTTGGAGATCCAGCTGCGGGGATCCAATATTCCTACCTTCGTGCAGATCCTTCAAAGCCGGATTGTGATAAAGATGCCAATATTGATGCCCTCGTGCAAAAAGAAATGGCAGCACCTGCAACGGATGATGGCTTGGGTGGATTGTTCAATGATGCCAAGAATCCAGAGCAAATTAAGCAATCTTTGCTCGCTGCTCAATCACTGTGTAAAGAAAAATACACTTTTTACGAAAACGTAAATCAGCATGTGACTACACCAGTACGCGCCTATCGTACTTTTGAAGAAGCATTCTTTTATATTTTCCACTTCGGTACACAATATCGCTCATTGATTCTGATTTTGATGATCGCCTTTGCTGCATTGTCTACCACCCTGAATCGTCATCACCTGACGTTGCGTCCACCACAAAGCGTGATCGATTATCGCGTTTATTTTGCCGCGACTATTATTGGTAATGCGATTGGTATGGCCTCGTCCATCTTCTTCCTGATCGGTCAGCGTGCCTCAGGAATTGCGATGGATCCGGTGAACATGGTGATCAGTATTACATGGCTGATTCTGTTTACGGGTTTGACCATCATCAGTATTGTTCAGGCTTTTAATATTCCTAAGAATGCGACCCCAGGCGGCAGTTTCTTTATGGCCTATCTGTCTATTCCGCTCTATGCGGTGATGGCAGTAGTCGCCGGTCTCGTATTCTTCTTGCAGCAGTATTACAGCGGTTTGCTCATCTATATGGGCCAATTGTCTGATTACTCAGCGCTGTTCCTGAGTTTGACGCTGTTTATCTGGATCGGGATGTTGCTTAGACAGACTCGTCTGATTGACATGTTGCTCGACATTTTCCGTCCATGGGGATTGTCACCAGAGGTTTTGACCTGGATCATCATGCTCTTTGCTGCCCTTGGTACTGCATATACCGGTGCATCGGGTATTTTCATTCTGGCGGCAGGTTCGATTATTTATTACGAAGTTGCCAATGCGGGTGCGCGTAAGCAATATGCACTTGCTGCAACCGCGATGTCGGGTTCACTCGGTGTGGTTTTGCGTCCGTGTCTGTTGATCATTTTGATCACCGCCATGAATAAAGAAGTGACCTCTGATCAGCTCTATGGTCACGGTCTTTGGGTGTTTGCAATGACCTCAACCATCTTTTTGGTGGTTTCTCTGCTGGTCCGTGAGAAAGGTGGTCCGAAATACCGTTTGGTCCCTGCAAAAGTTGCATTCCCTGCGTCAGCACGTGCATTGGTTCCAGTAGCTCCTTATGTTGTGATCATGATGCTGGTTGTCATGTTCTACCGCTATGTACTGGATACCAAACTGGATGAATATACTGCAGCGATGATTCTGCCGTATGTGATGCTTGCTATTGTGTTCTTCGACAAAATCCGTCGCGAGCCAGCACCTGCACACCCAGTCCCCGCACCAACACCAGGTGGACAAATTCCACCAGCGCCTGTAGAACGCCGTAGTGCGGAATCAGAAGCGGAATGGGGCAACCGTCGCAGTGGTAAAGATCGTCGTGTTGGTTTTGAACAAGCGATTCGCACCGCAACCAATGAAACGATTAGTCATATCGGCGCGTTGCTACTCCTCATGTCTTTGTCAATGAGCTTGGCAGGGGTTGTAGAGCGTACGGGTCTGATGCATATGCTGCCACATCACTTCCCGAACATCTGGGTTGCTATGACCTTCTTGGTTCTGGTTAAAGTGTTTATCGGTATGGTGATGGAGCCTATGGGTGCGATGCTTTTGGTTTCAACGACCTTGGCA comes from the Aquirhabdus parva genome and includes:
- the rpsO gene encoding 30S ribosomal protein S15: MALTNADRADIIAKFARAENDTGSPEVQVALLSATINDLQGHFKAHKHDHHSRRGLIRMVNQRRKLLDYLKGKDGERYQALIGTLGLRR
- the pnp gene encoding polyribonucleotide nucleotidyltransferase; amino-acid sequence: MFNIVRKEVQFGRHQLVLETGRIARQAHSVLVTLGGVTVLVAVVAAKKAKPGQDFFALTVNYQEKQYAAGRIPGGYGKREGRASESETLISRLIDRPIRPLFPEGYFNEVQVTATVVSSDKTMEADIAAMIGTSAAMSIAGVPFNGPIAGARVAFIDGDYILNPSTEELSRSDLDLVVAGTDKAVLMVESEAKELSEDQMLGAVLFGHDEMQVVIEAIKQFAAEVGNPVSTWTPAVQNDELKARLATRFAEEISVAYTETEKALRYEKLDAIKQAALAEFAPEGSDVDPAELQNYFEDLKYRTVRDNILSGKPRIDGRDTKTVRALDIQVGVLPRAHGSSLFTRGETQALVTATLGNTRDALMVDSLAGTRNDPFMLHYNFPAYSVGETGRESGPKRREIGHGRLARRGVYPVLPAADRFPYVIRVVSDITESNGSSSMASVCGASLALMDAGVPLKAPVAGIAMGLVKEGDRFAVLSDILGDEDHLGDMDFKVAGSANGITALQMDIKIEGITEEIMELALSQAYQGRIHILNGMNQVLARSRTEINMHAPTYAVIQVNPDKIRDIIGKGGATIRALTEETKATIDIEDNGTVRVFGESKAATQAAIAKIQAITAEIEPGTIYEGTVVRIVEFGAFVNLLPGTDGLLHISQISNERIANVADVLQEGQKIRVQVQDVDQRGRIKLSMKDLAAVV
- a CDS encoding putative solute-binding protein, whose product is MRLRGYLDVSKQGMIAQAQKYAKSQGVVSLLGLMLFMGGTTSSVIAALPSHDTSKSLITIAPSASSKAQPIVRSSSELVKRRLCVWDIMGQNGEIYAKLKDYQVKAATLGVDFDLKGYVDERVASEDFRVRYCDAAVVTGLRVRPFNSFTGSIEAVGAIPSYDHMRTLVSVLSNPAAAQYMTTTMDGQTYEIAGIMPFGAAYGFVNDRKIDSPERLPGKKIAIFDYDKAEAKLVRNLGAQSDPSDVTNFAGKFNNGKVDIVISPATAYRPLELYRGLGKTGGIVDYVLAQVSLQLMIHPDRFPEGFGQASRTYLASQYDAYFKTVQGYESEVDPSYWVRITADSRKRYQDMARTSRIDLIKDGIYDKRMMNLLKKIRCQKEPSLAECSEGAE
- the rrtA gene encoding rhombosortase; protein product: MLNRLKPVGENPRYRLRIVVYGAALLMTCCQFFFTQLVYIPSLLHAEPWRLWTGHWVHLGAWHWGLNAIALVLLPEIFFQASSKIFLFLWFALPVLISLLFFFFMPTLSLYAGLSGVLHGLYLVMALNAITSKNANERLMGWIVVLGLCLKVGWEFYSGNSQTAKLIGAPVILQAHQYGAGLGFILWLFILVWKRMRHSSL
- a CDS encoding TRAP transporter large permease subunit, whose protein sequence is MEHTNADGRMGPLNRTWMEWLTTLPVFCLLILTLLIGTGEMIHGQLLRMGERMFGDPAAGIQYSYLRADPSKPDCDKDANIDALVQKEMAAPATDDGLGGLFNDAKNPEQIKQSLLAAQSLCKEKYTFYENVNQHVTTPVRAYRTFEEAFFYIFHFGTQYRSLILILMIAFAALSTTLNRHHLTLRPPQSVIDYRVYFAATIIGNAIGMASSIFFLIGQRASGIAMDPVNMVISITWLILFTGLTIISIVQAFNIPKNATPGGSFFMAYLSIPLYAVMAVVAGLVFFLQQYYSGLLIYMGQLSDYSALFLSLTLFIWIGMLLRQTRLIDMLLDIFRPWGLSPEVLTWIIMLFAALGTAYTGASGIFILAAGSIIYYEVANAGARKQYALAATAMSGSLGVVLRPCLLIILITAMNKEVTSDQLYGHGLWVFAMTSTIFLVVSLLVREKGGPKYRLVPAKVAFPASARALVPVAPYVVIMMLVVMFYRYVLDTKLDEYTAAMILPYVMLAIVFFDKIRREPAPAHPVPAPTPGGQIPPAPVERRSAESEAEWGNRRSGKDRRVGFEQAIRTATNETISHIGALLLLMSLSMSLAGVVERTGLMHMLPHHFPNIWVAMTFLVLVKVFIGMVMEPMGAMLLVSTTLAPIAYANGIDPVHFWMMVLTALELGYLLPPVALNQLLTRQVVGEEVMNAADAEVRHKSFYYRYERWLLPVMVISISLIIVAYVPLILYGK